In Platichthys flesus chromosome 20, fPlaFle2.1, whole genome shotgun sequence, a single genomic region encodes these proteins:
- the foxj1b gene encoding forkhead box protein J1-B codes for MPVLTSPDIANKFKEKWLGVFPEDQGAGTDSAPLDDSLTSLHWLQNFSILSADPERPSGAAGPGCPSSQQHLFLKRLGFPRGGADSPSSPPAGDTASTGMPLYLGSPVTSGSDSTAAPRLFASCALSTSGHPQIPIQASPPVEVDYKSNPKVKPPYSYASLICMAMQASKQPKVTLSTIYNWITTNFCYYRHAEPSWQNSIRHNLSLNKCFKKVPRQKDEPGKGGFWQIDPQYADMFVNGIFKRRRMSANQYNGINSSSGGTQRQSKLEQGYHSTQNGCPYQVVGGKRKHLSSKISNHVMRVTESPLLATEAHRADILRGDFDLASVFDDVLSGDCSNFEDLDLNTALSSLGCEMEVSMQGRQHSAVRWCGGGDLLGQSQHLSHQQSYGYMDLSGSAMECAANLGELHVPLSQHAQRQQLDQDQLLQSQHHLQQFEEPATLFPEPPEEALLQPWEDIKEEAQAIPLSLDQGFGLCDGFFTEMQPWERVEAYL; via the exons ATGCCGGTCTTGACGAGCCCCGACATCGCCAACAAGTTTAAGGAGAAATGGCTGGGGGTCTTCCCGGAGGATCAGGGCGCGGGAACGGACTCTGCCCCGCTGGACGACAGCCTCACCAGCCTCCACTGGCTCCAGAATTTCTCCATCCTCAGCGCGGACCCGGAGCGACCCAGCGGCGCGGCAGGTCCGGGCTGTCCGTCCTCCCAGCAGCACCTGTTCCTGAAGAGGCTCGGCTTCCCCAGAGGAGGCGCCGACTCTCCGTCCAGCCCTCCGGCCGGGGACACCGCCTCCACCGGGATGCCTCTGTACCTCGGGAGCCCGGTCACCTCCGGCAGCGACTCCACCGCGGCGCCGCGGTTGTTCGCCAGTTGCGCGCTCTCCACCTCCGGGCACCCGCAGATCCCCATCCAGGCCAGCCCGCCGGTGGAGGTCGACTACAAAAGCAACCCCAAAGTCAAGCCGCCCTACTCCTACGCCTCTCTCATTTGCATGGCCATGCAGGCCAGCAAGCAGCCCAAAGTGACTCTGTCCACCATCTACAACTGGATAACGACGAATTTCTGCTACTACAGACACGCGGAGCCCAGCTGGCAG AACTCAATTCGTCACAACTTGTCCCTCAACAAGTGTTTCAAGAAGGTCCCCAGACAGAAGGACGAGCCGGGGAAAGGAGGCTTCTGGCAGATTGATCCCCAGTATGCTGACATGTTTGTCAACGGCATCTTCAAACGCAGGAGGATGTCTGCCAACCAGTACAACggcatcaacagcagcagtggcgGCACGCAGAGACAGAGCAAACTGGAACAGGGTTATCACAGCACCCAAAATGGCTGCCCCTACCAAGTCGTGGGCGGCAAACGGAAGCACCTGTCCTCGAAAATCAGCAACCACGTGATGAGGGTGACTGAGTCTCCTCTGCTGGCGACCGAGGCTCACAGAGCAGACATCCTGAGGGGGGACTTTGACCTGGCGTCCGTGTTCGACGACGTCCTGAGCGGGGACTGTAGCAACTTCGAGGATTTGGACCTCAACACGGCGCTGAGCTCCCTGGGGTGCGAGATGGAGGTGTCCATGCAGGGCAGGCAGCATTCGGCGGTGAGGTGGTGCGGGGGAGGCGACCTCTTGGGACAGAGCCAGCATCTGAGCCACCAGCAGTCCTACGGCTACATGGACCTGAGCGGCTCCGCGATGGAGTGCGCGGCCAACCTGGGGGAGCTCCACGTGCCGCTGTCGCAGCATGcgcagcggcagcagctggaCCAGGATCAGCTGCTCCAGAGCCAACACCACCTGCAGCAGTTTGAGGAGCCCGCCACGCTGTTCCCGGAGCCGCCAGAGGAGGCGTTGCTGCAGCCCTGGGAGGACATCAAAGAGGAGGCGCAggccatccctctctctctggatcAGGGCTTCGGCCTGTGCGATGGCTTCTTCACGGAGATGCAGCCATGGGAGCGAGTGGAAGCCtatctgtga